A part of Desulfobacter sp. genomic DNA contains:
- a CDS encoding sigma 54-interacting transcriptional regulator: protein MKFPNTVKTIPATVDDALFFKQATLLICSSLDIETALWRCREYICDVLPADAIYLNIYEPALGGLRYVARADARGGKRMDRVIHLPQALIHDIETGRRLKDHMIINRPEEDPMGRIIGRELNLDESSFIALRLRIEGHRLGVIDLFAKGKDRFTQDHARLFSLLRDPFAIAMANALKHQELHRLKEQLVSDNRYLSHELLAKSGNEVIGADQGLGSVLEKVRQVAPLKTTTLILGETGVGKEVIANAIHRLSPRKHHPFIKVNCGAIPENLIDSELFGHEKGAFTGAVNQKRGRFERAHRGTIFLDEIGELPPWAQIRLLRVLQTQEIERVGGSPPIKLDIRVIVATHRDLGQMVAQKKFREDLWFRINAFPIMIPPLRERKPDIPLLVDHFLKKKAMEMGIQDLPHVMETDMERLMAHDWPGNVRELENSIERALIQHRHGPLHFSPPSMSRSVHIDQGMPHAPRPQETVARLDEVVKAYIEKIVAAAGGRVNGESGAAAMLGVNPNTLRHRMKKLGIVYGRAYNKHKEG, encoded by the coding sequence ATGAAATTTCCAAATACGGTAAAAACGATCCCCGCCACGGTGGACGATGCCCTCTTTTTTAAACAGGCCACCCTTTTAATCTGCAGCAGCCTGGACATTGAAACCGCACTCTGGCGGTGCCGGGAGTATATCTGCGACGTTCTCCCCGCCGATGCCATCTACCTGAACATATACGAACCCGCACTGGGGGGGCTGCGCTATGTGGCCAGGGCAGACGCCCGGGGAGGCAAACGGATGGACCGTGTGATCCATCTGCCCCAGGCCCTGATCCATGACATTGAAACCGGGCGGCGCCTGAAAGACCATATGATCATCAACCGGCCGGAGGAAGACCCCATGGGCCGGATCATCGGACGGGAACTGAACCTGGACGAATCCTCCTTTATCGCATTGCGGCTCAGGATAGAGGGACATCGCCTCGGGGTTATTGACCTCTTCGCAAAGGGAAAGGACCGGTTCACCCAGGACCATGCCAGGCTTTTTTCCCTGCTGCGGGACCCCTTTGCCATTGCCATGGCCAATGCCCTCAAGCACCAGGAACTGCATCGGCTGAAAGAGCAACTGGTCTCGGACAACCGCTATCTGAGCCATGAACTCCTGGCCAAAAGCGGAAATGAGGTGATCGGGGCGGACCAGGGGCTCGGCAGTGTGCTGGAAAAGGTCCGGCAGGTGGCGCCGTTGAAAACCACCACCCTGATCCTGGGGGAGACCGGTGTGGGCAAAGAGGTGATTGCCAATGCCATCCACAGACTTTCCCCCCGGAAACACCACCCCTTTATCAAGGTGAACTGCGGGGCCATCCCTGAGAACCTCATTGACAGCGAATTGTTCGGCCACGAAAAAGGGGCCTTCACCGGTGCGGTAAATCAGAAACGGGGACGGTTCGAACGGGCCCACAGGGGCACCATCTTTCTGGATGAAATCGGGGAACTCCCCCCCTGGGCCCAGATCCGGCTGCTCCGTGTACTCCAGACCCAGGAAATCGAACGGGTGGGGGGATCGCCGCCCATCAAGCTGGATATCCGGGTAATTGTGGCCACCCACCGGGACCTCGGGCAGATGGTGGCCCAAAAAAAATTCCGGGAGGACCTCTGGTTCAGAATCAATGCCTTTCCCATTATGATTCCGCCATTGCGGGAACGCAAACCGGATATTCCCCTGCTGGTGGACCATTTTTTAAAAAAGAAAGCCATGGAAATGGGTATCCAGGACCTTCCCCATGTGATGGAAACGGATATGGAGCGGCTCATGGCCCATGACTGGCCGGGCAACGTCAGGGAGCTTGAAAACAGCATTGAACGGGCCTTAATCCAGCACAGGCACGGCCCCCTGCATTTTTCCCCCCCGTCCATGTCCCGGTCCGTGCATATTGACCAGGGTATGCCCCATGCCCCCCGCCCCCAGGAAACAGTGGCCCGGCTGGATGAAGTGGTCAAGGCCTATATCGAAAAAATCGTGGCTGCGGCAGGCGGCCGGGTGAACGGAGAAAGCGGGGCTGCCGCCATGCTGGGGGTCAACCCCAATACCCTCAGGCACCGGATGAAAAAACTGGGTATCGTATACGGCAGGGCCTATAACAAACATAAGGAGGGGTGA
- a CDS encoding molybdopterin-dependent oxidoreductase, with product MLFGLKVMFFARPLLDSAFGQRIGEMDFSAQIRIRNAPMGRTFIFKQGKVKSHRRVGEGADVSLIFIDAATAVELMLRSGNHLVQIHAMKNFLVDVQGPDKKVIQFMQALNGLKSFDSDRDYGVRLKNGEIRYTSNTNGGPVFVYVRDGKIIRITPIEFDDTDAPSWQIEARGKTFTPPRKGSVTPYVMALRSLVYSPDRLLYPMKRVDFDPNGERNPQNRGISGYERISWDEALDMVAGEIKRMKKTYGPGAIMNGSGSHHTWGNLGYWLSTRTRFMNSIGYSPVAHNPDSWEGWYWGAMHHWGNSMRNGGSDTYGTIEDCLKECEMIVFWSSDPEATNGVYGAFEGTVRRLWAKELGIKMVHIDPYYNHTAALLGGKWLAPRPDTGNAMGLAIAHVWITEDLYDKDYVAGRTLGFDKWKAYILGEEDNIEKTPEWQEKETGVPARDVRALAREWGKKKTYLAPGGLVGFGGACRSATGIEWARSMVCLMAMQGLGKPGVNMGGLQQGTPVDIHFYFPGYAEGGLSGDLDNTGLRINLYQKMPQLPTMNTVSQLIPRLRIPEVFLNGTCEGYPCDPKSIEGQFKKFKYPAPGHAPVKMYYKYGGSHFGTMPGANRYVKGYQSENLEFVVNQSIWFEGEAKFADVILPACTNFERWDIGETANSGGYSHHQFTQWNHRIITFQHKCIAPLGESKSDYQIFLELAQRLDLGAPFSEGCTELEWCRRLFDASDLPKVMSWKSFVKKGYYVVPPPDDALKAPVSYRWFAEGRKKDVPEPSPLPADYTEKWRSGLQTQSGKLEFESSSLKRFAPDDPERPPISKYIPSWEGYHSLELKKKYPLQLISPHPRYSFHTMFDAKDGFMNDVKDHRVKIGGHHYWIVRINAGDAKLRGIGRHDLVEVFNDRGSVICAAFPTQRIPPGVVHSCEGSARYEPLGEPGNSPDRGGCINLLTPDRHIIKRSHSSAPNSCLVQVRAWAA from the coding sequence ATGCTCTTTGGCCTGAAGGTCATGTTTTTTGCCCGCCCCCTCCTGGACAGCGCCTTTGGGCAGCGCATCGGGGAAATGGATTTCTCCGCCCAGATCCGGATCCGGAATGCCCCCATGGGAAGGACCTTTATATTTAAGCAGGGGAAGGTTAAGTCCCACAGGAGGGTTGGTGAGGGGGCGGATGTGAGCCTCATTTTTATCGATGCCGCCACTGCCGTGGAACTGATGCTTCGAAGCGGCAATCACCTGGTCCAGATCCATGCCATGAAAAATTTTCTGGTGGATGTCCAGGGCCCGGATAAAAAGGTGATCCAATTCATGCAGGCGTTGAATGGACTTAAATCCTTTGATTCAGACCGGGATTACGGGGTGCGGCTGAAAAACGGGGAGATCCGCTATACCAGCAATACCAACGGGGGACCGGTGTTCGTTTATGTCCGGGATGGAAAGATCATCCGGATTACCCCCATTGAGTTTGATGACACCGACGCCCCCTCCTGGCAGATTGAAGCCCGGGGAAAAACCTTTACCCCGCCCCGGAAAGGCAGCGTCACCCCCTATGTGATGGCCCTGAGATCCCTGGTCTATTCCCCGGACCGGCTGCTGTATCCCATGAAACGGGTGGATTTTGATCCCAATGGGGAACGGAATCCCCAGAACCGGGGCATCTCGGGATATGAACGTATCTCCTGGGATGAGGCCCTGGACATGGTTGCCGGCGAAATAAAACGGATGAAAAAGACTTACGGCCCCGGTGCCATCATGAACGGCAGCGGTTCCCACCACACCTGGGGGAATCTGGGATACTGGCTTTCCACCCGGACCCGGTTCATGAATTCCATCGGGTACAGCCCGGTGGCCCACAACCCCGACAGCTGGGAAGGCTGGTACTGGGGGGCCATGCACCATTGGGGAAACAGCATGAGAAACGGGGGCTCGGATACCTACGGCACCATTGAGGACTGCCTCAAGGAATGCGAAATGATCGTCTTCTGGTCCAGCGACCCCGAAGCCACCAACGGGGTGTACGGCGCCTTTGAGGGAACCGTGCGGCGGCTGTGGGCAAAGGAACTGGGCATCAAAATGGTGCACATCGACCCCTATTACAACCATACGGCGGCCCTGCTGGGGGGGAAATGGCTGGCCCCCCGGCCGGATACGGGGAATGCCATGGGTCTGGCCATCGCCCATGTCTGGATCACCGAAGATCTTTATGACAAGGACTATGTGGCCGGGCGCACCCTGGGATTTGACAAGTGGAAGGCCTATATCCTGGGCGAGGAAGACAATATTGAAAAGACCCCGGAATGGCAGGAAAAGGAGACCGGGGTGCCGGCCAGGGATGTCAGGGCCCTGGCCCGGGAATGGGGTAAGAAGAAGACCTATCTGGCTCCTGGCGGCCTTGTGGGATTCGGGGGAGCCTGCAGGAGCGCCACCGGCATTGAGTGGGCCCGGTCCATGGTCTGCCTCATGGCCATGCAGGGCCTGGGAAAGCCCGGTGTTAACATGGGCGGACTCCAGCAGGGCACCCCGGTGGACATTCATTTTTATTTTCCCGGATACGCGGAAGGGGGGCTGTCAGGGGACCTGGACAATACGGGGCTGCGGATCAACCTCTACCAGAAGATGCCCCAGCTTCCCACCATGAATACCGTCAGCCAGCTCATCCCCAGGCTGCGGATTCCCGAGGTCTTTCTCAACGGAACCTGCGAGGGATACCCCTGCGACCCCAAAAGCATTGAAGGGCAGTTTAAAAAATTCAAATATCCGGCGCCGGGCCATGCACCGGTGAAAATGTATTATAAATACGGGGGCTCCCATTTCGGCACCATGCCCGGGGCCAACCGCTATGTAAAGGGATATCAGAGCGAAAACCTGGAGTTTGTGGTCAACCAGTCCATCTGGTTCGAGGGGGAGGCCAAATTCGCCGATGTCATCCTCCCTGCCTGCACCAATTTTGAGCGCTGGGATATCGGGGAAACCGCTAATTCCGGCGGCTACAGCCACCACCAGTTTACCCAGTGGAACCATAGGATCATCACCTTTCAGCACAAATGCATCGCGCCTTTGGGGGAATCCAAATCCGATTACCAGATTTTCCTGGAACTGGCCCAGCGCCTGGACCTGGGCGCACCATTCTCCGAGGGCTGTACCGAACTTGAGTGGTGCCGCAGGCTCTTTGATGCCAGCGACCTGCCAAAGGTGATGTCCTGGAAATCCTTCGTCAAAAAGGGGTATTATGTGGTGCCGCCCCCCGATGACGCCCTCAAGGCCCCGGTCTCCTACCGCTGGTTTGCGGAAGGACGAAAAAAAGATGTGCCCGAGCCTTCCCCCCTGCCGGCGGATTATACTGAAAAGTGGCGGTCCGGCCTCCAGACCCAGTCCGGAAAGCTTGAATTTGAATCCTCAAGTTTGAAGCGGTTTGCACCGGATGATCCGGAACGGCCTCCCATTTCAAAGTACATCCCCTCATGGGAGGGGTATCACAGCCTGGAATTGAAGAAGAAATACCCCCTCCAGCTCATCTCTCCCCATCCCCGGTACAGCTTTCATACCATGTTCGATGCCAAGGACGGATTTATGAACGATGTCAAAGACCACCGGGTGAAAATCGGGGGGCACCATTATTGGATCGTCAGAATCAATGCCGGGGATGCCAAGTTAAGGGGGATCGGCCGCCATGACCTGGTGGAGGTGTTCAATGACCGGGGATCTGTGATCTGTGCGGCCTTCCCCACCCAGCGGATCCCGCCGGGGGTGGTCCATTCCTGCGAGGGGTCGGCCCGGTACGAGCCCCTGGGAGAA